gagagagaaaacaaacagtGCGCTGACATCCTCTTAACTGGTTTCCCACATAGGTaatcataatttgaaatattctcTAAATTCAAAAGAgtaaagatataattatttattatattaaaataaataatataatatgtgtatattacagATTTTATAGTAGGAATATCGtacatgaaatttttaatttaggggCCCCTATGAATTGCACACCCAACACTGCCGATAATTGCGCCACTGCTCGCAGACTCTCTGACACCACAAGAGATGCCTTACCGTTAAACGGAATAGCagagtaaataaaatacctacaataaaatgttcatttgaTAAACTCTATACAAgactaaaaataagaaaatatttttctcgtaTTTAATCGTTCGTAGttacaatgttatataaatattatatgcccAGTGGTGTTCCCATTAATTTCTTGGAGAGTATACTATATCACCaaatataagcatttaatacaataagaatatttttcttatggtCTATAGGAGTAAAGCCGATAAAGAGCGTGtcaataatatggaaaaaaaatgagattGAGAGCATACGCAGTATAcccataatattgaaaaaaaaatcttgagaGTATACGGCGTTTATGTAGTATACCCTATGGCCTATGGGAACACCCCTGTATATACCCATAACCGGGCATAGTTACTGGTCAAACTTAATTATCACCttacaatttatatctaaatattgtgtgtaataattacataattgtgGTATGCACCGCACTGTAACAGATATCAAAACTTACAAATGAGAAAAAAAGTAGAGATACAGAAAAATATCTGAACGTTTAGATGCGAGTTACTCAGTTCTTTTGGCCCCTGCAACCCACctgaattatgatataaaatcatgataggtacatctattataatacggtACCGCGAAAAAATAACCACAGAAAAAATAGCCCCATATGAGATTttgtaagattttaaataataataattgtataatattcaaaactaaaatgcatataaaatattttaatttttaagtgaattatatgagcattttcaaatatttaatatttttcatactcataactcacctaaaaattaaaatatcgtaaaaaaccaacgAGAAAACACAGATTATGTTCttacctaaaagtttgatTATAGGTCAGTgcactctaatatcaaaaattaaagcaCACTAGGTATATTGCGGGTgcgacgtcctcttaagaTATACCATATCTAAATATCTATAAGtcctacatttatatttatattgttaaaatgtcgACTTCCTAATCTGCCCATGTTACTTAGTAAATTAGtttgaaatatcaataatatataaataaataaataatatgtataataattttaaacaaatagttaattatttcaattacagtcaataatacataaataaaaaaaaacgtaaataatattaataatattaaatgtcaattataatgcatagaaaaaattatataataatgcctATAAcctattaatacctattttatagtcgttttatcaaattgaattaaattttatttttaaatgtgtccACTTGAATTTGATTGGTATTTAACCgtttttaaccttttttaaatggttttcgATTTTGAGTATTTGGTTTTAGACTCTCCTATATTTTACAGAGCAAGTTTTGCACGATCTGccaacatttcattttttattttggtaattaaaGTCCAAATCGAGGGATGAAGATGATTATGTTCATGATctgcaattttaattaaatgcttTTTATCCacagaaatttttaaaatgcatggATATTTGTGACTGTGTTTTTTGCAGCATTTCCACcgtataaaattcaaacactCTTTGTGTACAACATAAGTATATTCTTTAAATGCCAATTTTTCTTTGCCCTTTTGACTCTCAAAAATATCTTGAAAACTATCCATaacttttatagaaattataacgAATACAAACAGTGGCGGATCTAGGATTTTTTATGGTGggtgttatattttgttaataataatagtcctaAAGTACCCATTATGTACAATTAGggggaaaaaattaataatttggtacttaaacataattaagtaatataaaaattataaacaatttaatacattttattttttttaaattggggaattattagttatttttaataaaaatacgccGAACGGCGTAGCTCCCAAGCAACCCCCTAAATCCGCCACTGAATAcaaagcaaaatatatatacgaataaaGCTGCAGTAAAGCACACTGTAGTACCGAATACAGAGAAATGAAAACACACAGAACTTgacaaattttacaaattaccacttctataaattataaaattatcagaatataaagataatttattgatacctATACCTTTTCTTATCCATTCTGCCGATTTTGTATCAAATCCGCCGActactgtttataatatctatttattatatcgaatTATTATCGATTCCACTGGCTACTGTACGTGGAGAAGTTTCGTTAATTAGACTGATACCGATTAGTAAATAGGCGAGAAGTAACATGGGCAGATTAGGAAGTCCATATttcatcaatataaatataaatataggacTTATAGATATTAAGATATACCATAtcttaagaggacgtcgcACCCGCAATATACCTAGTGTGCTTtaagttttgatattagagtgaattgacctattatcaaacttttaggtaaGAACATAACCTGTGTTTTcttgttggttttttacgatattttaatttttaggtgagttatgagtataacaaatataaaatattttaaaatgctcataattcacttaaaaattaaaatattttataaaatattcacatacgtgtttattagaatgtaaattttagttttgaatattatacaattattatttttaaaatcttacaaAATCTTATATGGGCTTATTTTTTCTGGGGTTATTTATTAggcaaatcattataatatagttatgataatataatcatcTCGCCATCACCCGACATTTCGTTAACtcacaatatcatattaaatattattgcaccCGTGTACTATacgtagaaataaaaattaaaaagtaaccCGCATGGGGAAGTAGTCTCCCATGATTTTTTTGACCAATGTTTCTATagggtatatttttaaaaatacacatttaaatatgtaataaatacccTCTTGGTGAAAATTTCTGCAAGCGCCTTTGcacatgataataaattattcttgttATCTATTATGTTTCTAACCCGTCGCCCTGAAGTTACCGTTCTCCAGTACTTaaactataacattatattatttaccatcaTTTATTAGAGTCTAACGCATGCGCACTATTAAATTGCTGCAAAacgttgaatatatatatatttttttagtattaaattactttacagCGATTACGGTCATCACCTTTACACACGcatgcattaaatatattaaaattaaatgacatattataatcggTCACACTCACTCGCGAGTCGCCTATGTTTATCGTAGTGCttagtgtattgtgtataaaatatagatataagtgCGTTCACAGGCTTTACAGTCGAGGTATACACCGAAAACAACTTACTGCTGCGTGGGACTATATGGAAGtcgtattataaacataaaacataaaacatttaacatattattaccgcataataatatgtttatatcttACAACatccacaaaaaaaataattattttaaaatttgagttaccatttagattctgagtattgaataatgatgaatgtattaattttataacaatatttatgttattttctgTTTGTCGTCGCCTTTTGGGTAGTTAAAATGCTTAGATTTTAAACTTTGGGGATGGTTTTTGGtagaaaattggatctagttgaTACTTTAGATGACTTTTACTTTCGTAAAAAAAgacgtatatactatatgaacTCTGAACCCTGTAATAATGtcaaaaacaccaaatttCAACACAACATAGAGAACAAAATTATCTGCGTTGTATGTTCTCTCAGAGAGTTTTTTTTAGTACcttattttgacaattttatataattttttgaaaatttacaaaaaacacCAACATTTAAAAGCTAATAACTTactcatttttaacattattaaataaaacttattgagagaacacagataatattattctttaaattgtgtaaatttttgttttcctaAAGTTAATGTACCTTGAGTGGTTCAAATTCTTGTAAAAGCTTTTTCGACGCTTGAAATACGGGTGTGAGACGTCGTCTTAGTACTGTAatcgagaaaaataaaaatataaaacaagaatttataaaaaatgtattgctgGATCAAAATtctcaacaatttaatataagatcccacataagttgtttttaaatctttataaaaatgataaaatacacaatttttatattcatttgaagttgtaaaaatcatgaaaatttttaagtaatattttgtagaaaaaacttaataaattctttaatttttatagtcaagattaaaaaatttatacaatgttCCTCTACAGTCTACATCAATGTTACTATAATTCGTTATTCATGTCATCTACGGATTGGATAAGAGATGAATTagtatagaaaatagaaatattagaaCCGATCGTGTAATTGACATTCATCCAGTCATATAAAAACGTTATTGAACATACTGCATTTTCTTATACTCTTGTACGGTCGACACGAGACGAAATACTTATGGGTATaccctaataaaatatttgacgtTTCGATAAATAGTTTGTATTGGGGTTGTAAATTCCGTCGAAATCATTTTGCCACCTTCatgcgtatatatacatacatacatatataacagtatattatgtattattctatAGTATAAAAGAACGATTGTTGAATACTTGAATGGACCGCCGACGGCGGGTTTTCACCAACAgggtagtttttattaaacgaaATACCCTAGTAATTCTTATTCCTCCCGTTCTATTGATGAGAAAATGTtctaaatattctatacactGGCATACCACGACGCTTgtttctatacaatattatgatacgattcaataatatatatatatatcttttacGATAATTGTTGGTATGTACGAGCATAAAACGCTTAATGTGacatttcatatatatagttactgCTGATGCAGGACTATACGGTTGACGAATAACGAATGCAGGTTTCAAACAAAAACGTGTGAGAAAAAAACGATTATAGTATTCGGGAGAAAAAAAGACAAGAGAGATTGTTATTTGTCCTTGACACAAACTGTATTTATCAATATCGTGATGGATgtaagtagtataatatttcatataacgCATGAAaaagttactataatatactcgtaatatattttgtcttcGAAGTATTATTAGAACGATCACTGTTGATCAGCTCTCATGTACACAgttgtataatgcatatattatgtacatatattctattatttaagtgCCCCTCTAGACACAATTGTGAGTGAAAACACTGAAAATTAAaggtttgaaattttaaattcattatttgcatagcttttaatttattgcatattattatggataatatatttattttgataagacTCGTCACATCTAAATGTGCTGTGTCCATTGTctaatggtaaaatatttattatacctattttaaaattaaaaaaaatcaaaaaatctatGCGAGAccctatataataatcttatcttcaaatttacaacaaattataatgaattattctcTATATTCTCATCCACTTTACTTGTTTGAAGACGgtcatatagtttatattaattcaggTGTAGACGTTAATGTACCTACTGCATTAAatgcatacaataatatacttatcataCGATATATATTAAGATGTGCACAACGACATAGCCAGGATTTAGCTTTTTATAAGTGTTAAACCGGCTGATAATTTGATAAACCGTGAAGGGGGATTAACTAAGATTTTCATAAGTTTTGTGTGCTGATACCGTggacatataacatatttttattttttacagtttcccattatacaaataacaattttattttaatatacgtagTTAGgtctaatataatacgttcacagaacataatatatacaaaaagcatttattaatttttctgaaatttcAAGGAAGGCTGCAACCCTGTTGGCATATTCCGTGACATATGACGTTATATGTGCTCAGATGAAATACCTATTGAAATGTCTGAAATAAATCGTCACCATCCATCACGTGAATAACTACGATTGCGTGTGGTGCGTATCCATTCTGATTTCCGAGTAATCATTCCAACGGTTAaggctaatattataatatgtattttaaatattataaaaatcaaaaccgttgtaatatctaaaaaatattgaatgatattttactaaataatatttatagttttttttttttatcatttttaagtacAGTCGAGTCGCGATAACTCGAAAaactcgattttttttattcctctagaaatataaataaatataaattcgagTTAGATATCTCGAAGCGAATTTTTATCTACCTTCAACTTCGAGTTATCGCGACTTgacagtgtatattatatttttacattaatgtaattatacatattatttgtacctGTAAGTTGTTGATATGATGttctatttatttgtacatggttaatttatttttcttgcaccaaaacatcttttttttatttttaacttaatgaattttcttttctatttaataatttccacaaatttaacatacatatttttctacaattatttgttatttttcttataataatagtattatttgtttttatatagttacagTTTTACGcacaaacatgtttttttattatatgcccTATTAAAAGTTCTCATAAACGCATCAACACCGtgcttacaattttttattaattttttgaaaacgtaCACAAATgtgttataggtacctattccATGCAAGCATATCTATGTACGCGAGCCATTCAGAGGAGTGTATGGCAACGGGACCATTATTTTGATTCAGGCATCAGGCTCCATCTTAGGAAAATGTCTTGAGCCCCATAAAAATTgacttatatagttaatatattactttaaataatacataataatataatataattataattataataggtactcgtCGTTACCTATTAGAGCCTatcatttcaaaattgtaattttattttgtctttaattagtaattatatattataaataggctatttttttagttattttagactataataattattatatttcattattgtcacgttgacaaaaaataatgataaattgataaatatgtttatttatgtcaACATTTTGCAAgcctcattaattattttatcatatggtATTATGACGATTGTGGGTGCTCCGTAAGATTTTGAGATGgctttatttgtatgtacagAGAATGTAGAATGGCGGTCTTTGCAACGAGTTCGGAAAGGgctaaacattaatactttttcttaatcatattataagtacaaaaaCTTAATACATCATGTATCATATAGAGGGTTGAAGAATTGTAAGTATACTTGATATTTtgacgaattaaaaaaaaatactgaaaagtTGCAGaagttaaaattagtttttgtcatgcatagcaataataataattgtcatctatgataaatataaattaccttcatacatattaaattacacgCATCAGGGTTTTCATAACTtaacttattaactttaatgttTCGGCCCATCGGCTcgtttatacatttgtttagcAGGCCAATAAgacgtaaataaaaatcacccTGTTACCAATCAAATGATGCGCCGTGACAGTTCTCACACGAACCaatgatcaaaaaatatacgaacaattattgtaaaaaattggtCGAAGGACCGGTGGGCTCTCGAGTCTCAGCTTCAACAACAACAGCAGTCAACAATACTCTATAATATCGTGTAGTGTGTACTACCCGCCGGAACACACGTACCTACACAGCAACAGGGCCCAGTGGGTCGGCGGCGGGACAACCGCACGTTGTTGgtaaagtgtataatattgttgtgtgcgtgtgcgtgcgCGTTTATTTACATGTGATCTCGGGCCGCCGCGAGGCACACGCGGACAGCGACGTGTACGGTCGAGGTAAAGTGGCAACCCGCACCGCTCACGTACGACGATACGACGGCCGTCTCACAATGGCCGCCcgacgcacgcacgcacgcacgagAACCGTCGATGCGCACGCACGCGCACTGAGGCACACGTACGCACGCGTTACCCAAACGTTACGTGTGGGCGCTAGCGCGTGCGTTCGCGTAACATACTAATACTATTCTATCGTACACGCacgtcgccgtcgtcgtcgtcttcgtcccgtaatatattattaatatagtgcGTTCGCACCGTGTTGTTGAACCGCCCGTTCGCAGTAccggataaaataataagacatcGCGCGTCGGGTCCCATCGGGCACGCACAGTGTAGTTGTTGTGTACGGGCCGAAGAAAGGAAAAAAAGCACACTGCCTGGCGGACGATGCCGCCAACGCGATCCGTTATCACGCAGCCCGTTATCAGCGCGTGAAacaacgttttaattttaaaaaaaaaatttcctcAGACTCGGCCGCGCGCGTCTCAATTTCTCCACCGTCGGTCCCGTTTCCGCGACGTTCGCGCGCGTGTGCCCAAGAGCACAGTAGCACGTACCGTAACacatcgccgccgccgccgctgcgcGCCCGCCGAACGCCGCCGCGcgcacgacgacgacgacaaccaCCACACGATGCCGTCGCACATGAACTGTTGTTTTAACAAATGCACCAACTCGAGCCGGAGCACGCAGAACCTGTCGTTCCACAAGTTCCCGACCAACGAGAGCCTGTGAGTATTTTTCGACGACACCGGTCGTTTCACTGATACCGTGtgcttaacatttattttcaccCCACTTTTCCCAGGTGTAAACAATGGGTCGATCTGTGTCAGAACGACAAAGTCATCCAGAAGTTCAAGAACCACGGTTCCAGCCAGGTGTCAAAGAGTTTCAGGATATGTTCCGAACACTTCAAGCGGGAGGACTATGTGCTGTGGACTTCGAAAAAGAAGTCAGTATACATACCTAccaacactatatattatcaattattattatcatcactaCATTTCGACTGCCGTCGTTGTGGACGGTGGCCCCCATAGATGTACAATACTAACCTTGTTTCGTATCTGTTCTTGTTTGCATTGTCGTCGCTAGGGTGTTGCACAAAGGATCCATTCCGACAGGACAACAGCTAATAAGTCCAAAAACGACACACACGAACATTACCAATTGGAGTGATATGAGTATGTTGACTTGTCTAAGTTTGTGCCCTTGTTCGCcgattattaatagttttgtttaCTTTTCAGTCACCGAGGAAGACGAAGCAGTCGCCAACAACGCAACTTGGAGTCCACGCGGAACCCCAAATTTTGATCTATCTGGCTCAGGTAAGTTAAGTGACCAAATTAACATCAATGtcctaattaattaatagttgtgtatTTTCTAGTACCTGAGCAGGGTAAGTAAATGAGCGATCCAGGGTGGAGTCCTTGCAAAACTCCATGTTCTCAACTAAGCAGTCCAGTTAAATAGATCATATGTTAAATTGTACCATTTTACTGAAAAGAAGCGCAGACTTTGTTAGCTTATTAAacagtaacatttttttttaataatttggaatactatttcatatttttgcttttaaatttaaaaattaccttaGTCTTGGGgtgatattttctaaattttagttgttaatggtttataatttttaaattataaaatcagataaaaatttttttttataaatgttcaattaTCAACCAGaaagcagttaaaaaaaaaaaataaaataaatatattttttacttataaatggATATGGTAgtgatttaaatctaaatgatttattttaaagccacttaaaaatttaaaaaataatccgttaatgttttgtaaatgCTTTGACCAAGTCCAGCACCACATATACGTTACAATATTAGTGGCgcttagttattataaaagttatttgtaaataattttagattttaattcaaaGATAACAAATGGCTATTTTTAAGAGTTGTACGAGTACATTTTGTAACAAGTTGAGATTAATAAATGGTGTGTATTCTGTTTACACTTTTTccattcttttataaaaatgcctatatatatatgtcataatgtttataataaaaatatttatatactatgcagtatatacattgtatgtgTATGaatgtatgcataatataatgcaatcaTGCACATTCATGTACAaacatttatagatttattgttatgattataatatataataattttaattaaacaaactggtttattgttaatatttaataccatatGGCTATCTGTTGTGCAAAATTatgcttttattaaaatagttgaaactggtgtacttttatataaatattagttcttaattttttttttactattctaAAACTctaacaaacatttaaattatttgtacttgAATTATTATGCTTACTCGTACAActctttgtttattattatgattattttttttttttagctttatCAATCATTtggtaataatttcaaaagatATTGTTGATCATACAATTGctccattaattaatattgtttcacTGTAAGaagataatcaattttttgttgattatagaatctatacttaaaattagaaGACAACCTCttagaaaatattgtactaagtgatttgaatattacttaaatttttattaacattatattataataaattgtaaaaatgtgaGCATTCTTGTACTcatgaaaaatcattattaaatatttttttaagttatcacTTAATTTAgcgtgttattatattgtaagatATACTCTTggctaaaaaacaaaaacctttttaacataattttgtaagtCTACAGTTATTCA
This sequence is a window from Rhopalosiphum maidis isolate BTI-1 chromosome 1, ASM367621v3, whole genome shotgun sequence. Protein-coding genes within it:
- the LOC113560825 gene encoding 52 kDa repressor of the inhibitor of the protein kinase-like isoform X2, whose amino-acid sequence is MPSHMNCCFNKCTNSSRSTQNLSFHKFPTNESLCKQWVDLCQNDKVIQKFKNHGSSQVSKSFRICSEHFKREDYVLWTSKKKVLHKGSIPTGQQLISPKTTHTNITNWSDMITEEDEAVANNATWSPRGTPNFDLSGSVPEQALSIIW
- the LOC113560825 gene encoding 52 kDa repressor of the inhibitor of the protein kinase-like isoform X1, with the protein product MPSHMNCCFNKCTNSSRSTQNLSFHKFPTNESLCKQWVDLCQNDKVIQKFKNHGSSQVSKSFRICSEHFKREDYVLWTSKKKVLHKGSIPTGQQLISPKTTHTNITNWSDMITEEDEAVANNATWSPRGTPNFDLSGSVVYFLVPEQALSIIW